From the genome of Rhizobium binae, one region includes:
- the bla gene encoding class A beta-lactamase, whose protein sequence is MDLSLTRRRLIGSALCLPALTLPVRAEEKSEEGDDNVERRLAELEKRTGGRLGVSVLDTQTSISFGYRGSEAFPMCSTFKALAAGFVLARVDKGDESLDRRVSYGKDKLVDYSPISEKHAGADGMTIAELCEAAVTVSDNTAGNLLLESFGGPAGLTDWLRSIGDGTTRLDRTEPTLNEGRKDDPRDTTTPDAILDTLGNVTLGSVLTEASSDRLIAWLVASTTGKERLRAGLPADWKVGDKTGTGPNGSLGDIAVIWPPDRGPIVAAVYIAEATAPVKDLNPIFAEVGKMITEMV, encoded by the coding sequence ATGGATCTCAGTCTTACCCGCCGCAGGCTGATCGGCTCGGCTTTGTGCCTGCCTGCGCTCACGCTTCCCGTCAGGGCCGAGGAGAAGAGCGAGGAGGGTGACGACAATGTCGAGCGCCGCTTGGCCGAACTGGAAAAACGCACCGGCGGGCGCCTCGGCGTCTCGGTGCTCGACACCCAGACCAGCATCTCCTTCGGCTATCGCGGCAGCGAGGCCTTTCCGATGTGCAGCACCTTCAAGGCACTGGCCGCCGGCTTCGTGCTGGCCCGCGTCGACAAGGGCGATGAGAGCCTCGACCGGCGGGTGAGCTACGGCAAGGACAAGCTTGTCGACTATTCGCCGATCAGCGAAAAACACGCCGGCGCCGACGGCATGACGATCGCCGAACTCTGCGAAGCGGCGGTGACGGTCAGCGACAATACCGCCGGCAACCTGCTGCTCGAAAGCTTCGGCGGGCCGGCCGGGCTGACCGACTGGCTGCGCTCCATCGGCGACGGCACGACCCGTCTCGACCGCACCGAGCCGACGCTGAACGAAGGCCGGAAGGACGACCCGCGTGACACGACGACGCCGGATGCGATCCTGGATACGCTCGGCAACGTGACCCTCGGCTCGGTGCTGACCGAGGCGTCCTCGGACAGGCTGATCGCCTGGCTGGTGGCAAGCACGACCGGCAAGGAGCGGCTGAGGGCCGGCCTGCCGGCCGATTGGAAGGTCGGCGACAAGACCGGCACCGGCCCGAACGGCTCTCTCGGCGACATCGCCGTCATCTGGCCCCCCGACCGCGGCCCGATCGTCGCCGCCGTCTACATCGCCGAGGCGACTGCGCCGGTGAAGGATCTCAATCCGATCTTTGCCGAAGTCGGCAAGATGATCACCGAGATGGTGTGA
- a CDS encoding DUF1127 domain-containing protein, which yields MAHTEIQAIVSAPTRQLPGPMNIIATLVADLQAWQRAVASRKQLAELTPYQLRDIGHPEANRPVLEIEPGLITNLMSMR from the coding sequence ATGGCTCATACGGAAATACAGGCCATCGTCAGCGCGCCGACAAGGCAGTTGCCTGGCCCCATGAACATCATCGCGACCTTGGTCGCTGACCTGCAGGCGTGGCAACGGGCGGTCGCTAGTCGGAAACAATTGGCAGAGCTGACACCCTATCAACTGAGAGACATCGGTCACCCGGAGGCCAATCGGCCGGTGCTCGAAATCGAACCAGGTCTGATCACGAACTTGATGTCGATGCGGTAA
- a CDS encoding glucose/quinate/shikimate family membrane-bound PQQ-dependent dehydrogenase, with the protein MTIVITSILFIIIGLALGGGGLWLVTLGGSIFYLFAGLIFLITAGLLLMRKAVALWVYAVLVVAALVWAVWEVGFDWWQLGPRGGVIILLGLWLLTPWIRQPLGFRSPTGITYGANPWPLAIPVILAILVALYSMTTDPHDLAGELPKDQVAANPAFGGSVPDGEWHQYGRTPFGQRYSPLDQITAENVSTLKEAWRYQTGDVKRPEDISETTYQVTPLKVKDTLYLCTPHNWAIALDAKTGKEKWKYDANSGMNPNRQHQTCRGVTYYADPDVAAGQPCAERVYLPTSDARLIALDAADGKVCTSFADQGVLHLETGMRFNPAGYYYSTSPPVAVAGKIIIGGAVNDNYSTEEQSGVIRAFDIRTGALVWNWDSGNPDVTTPIAEGQTYTTNSPNSWSVFSVDEALGMVYIPLGNQVPDQIGIGRSDNVEKFSSSIVALDIASGQLRWVRQTVHHDLWDMDVPAQPALIDLTKPDGSVVPALVGPTKQGDIYVLDRRSGEPIIPIKEIPAPGGAVSGDHTSPTQPISDLTFSPEPLKEKDMWGVSLFDQLLCRIDFHRYRYEGRYTPPSLKGTIVYPGNFGTFNWGSVAVDPERQIMFGMPTYLAFTSRLVPAADIPPRGQDEKGSEQGLNRNDGAPYGVFMGPFLGPMQIPCQAPPWGYVAGVDLRTGKIAYMHKNGTVRDMTPLPLPFKVGVPGIGGPMLTKGGVAFLGAAVDNYLRAYDVTSGRELWRARLPAGGQATPMTYTTDDNKQYVVMVAGGHGSVGTKPGDYVIAYTLP; encoded by the coding sequence ATGACGATCGTCATCACCTCCATCCTCTTCATCATCATCGGGCTGGCGCTCGGTGGTGGCGGGCTCTGGCTCGTCACGCTCGGCGGCAGCATCTTCTATCTGTTCGCCGGGCTGATTTTTCTCATCACCGCTGGGCTGCTTCTGATGCGCAAGGCGGTGGCGCTCTGGGTCTATGCGGTGCTCGTCGTCGCAGCGCTTGTCTGGGCGGTGTGGGAGGTCGGTTTCGACTGGTGGCAGCTCGGCCCGCGCGGCGGCGTCATCATCTTGCTCGGACTCTGGCTGCTGACGCCATGGATTCGCCAGCCACTCGGCTTTCGCAGCCCGACCGGCATCACCTACGGCGCCAATCCCTGGCCGCTCGCCATACCGGTCATTCTGGCCATCCTCGTCGCCCTTTATTCGATGACGACGGATCCGCATGATCTCGCCGGCGAACTGCCGAAGGATCAGGTCGCAGCCAACCCCGCTTTCGGCGGCAGCGTGCCGGATGGGGAATGGCATCAATATGGCCGCACGCCGTTCGGCCAGCGCTATTCGCCGCTCGACCAGATCACCGCAGAGAATGTCTCCACGCTCAAGGAGGCCTGGCGATACCAGACCGGCGACGTCAAACGGCCGGAGGATATCAGCGAGACCACCTATCAGGTGACGCCGCTCAAGGTGAAGGACACGCTCTATCTCTGCACGCCGCACAATTGGGCGATCGCGCTCGACGCCAAGACCGGCAAGGAGAAATGGAAATACGACGCCAATTCCGGCATGAACCCGAACCGGCAGCATCAGACGTGCCGCGGCGTTACCTATTATGCCGATCCCGATGTGGCGGCTGGCCAGCCCTGCGCCGAGCGCGTCTACCTGCCGACCTCGGATGCCCGGCTGATCGCGCTCGACGCGGCAGACGGGAAGGTGTGCACCAGCTTTGCCGATCAGGGCGTTCTGCACCTGGAAACCGGCATGCGCTTCAACCCGGCCGGCTATTATTATTCCACCTCGCCGCCCGTCGCGGTGGCTGGCAAGATCATCATCGGCGGGGCGGTCAACGACAATTATTCGACCGAGGAGCAGTCCGGCGTCATCCGCGCCTTCGACATCAGGACAGGCGCACTGGTTTGGAACTGGGATTCCGGCAATCCCGATGTGACGACGCCGATCGCCGAGGGCCAGACCTATACGACCAATTCGCCGAACAGCTGGTCGGTCTTCAGCGTCGACGAGGCGCTCGGCATGGTCTACATCCCGCTCGGCAACCAGGTGCCCGACCAGATCGGCATCGGCCGCAGCGACAATGTCGAGAAATTCTCGTCCTCGATCGTCGCCCTTGACATCGCCAGCGGCCAGTTGCGCTGGGTGCGCCAGACCGTGCATCACGACCTCTGGGACATGGATGTCCCGGCCCAGCCGGCGCTAATCGATCTGACCAAGCCTGACGGCAGCGTGGTTCCCGCCCTCGTCGGCCCGACCAAGCAAGGCGATATCTACGTGCTCGACCGGCGCAGCGGCGAGCCGATCATTCCCATCAAGGAGATTCCAGCGCCGGGCGGCGCGGTCTCGGGCGATCATACCTCACCGACGCAGCCGATCTCCGACCTCACCTTCTCGCCCGAGCCGCTGAAGGAAAAGGACATGTGGGGCGTGTCGCTGTTCGACCAGCTGCTCTGCCGCATCGATTTCCACCGCTACCGCTATGAGGGCCGCTACACGCCGCCGTCGCTTAAAGGGACGATCGTCTATCCCGGCAATTTCGGCACCTTCAACTGGGGCTCAGTGGCGGTGGATCCGGAGCGGCAGATCATGTTCGGCATGCCGACCTATCTCGCCTTCACCTCCCGCCTGGTGCCGGCCGCCGACATTCCGCCGCGCGGCCAGGACGAGAAGGGCAGCGAACAGGGGCTCAACCGCAATGACGGCGCGCCCTACGGCGTCTTCATGGGGCCATTCCTCGGGCCGATGCAGATCCCCTGCCAGGCGCCGCCATGGGGCTATGTCGCAGGCGTCGACCTGCGTACCGGCAAGATCGCCTATATGCATAAGAACGGCACTGTGCGCGACATGACGCCACTGCCCCTGCCCTTCAAGGTCGGCGTGCCCGGCATCGGAGGGCCGATGCTGACCAAAGGCGGCGTCGCCTTCCTCGGGGCCGCGGTCGACAACTACCTCAGGGCCTATGACGTGACGAGCGGGCGGGAACTCTGGCGCGCGCGGCTGCCCGCCGGCGGCCAGGCGACGCCGATGACCTATACGACCGACGACAACAAGCAATATGTCGTCATGGTCGCCGGCGGCCACGGCTCGGTCGGCACCAAGCCCGGCGATTATGTGATCGCCTATACGCTGCCATGA
- a CDS encoding BTAD domain-containing putative transcriptional regulator, with product MRIRLLGGLEVASGEDRQVRFATRKTSLLFAALALAGRRGCRREVLSEAFWPGRSDEQARNSLRQALVDIRRSFPASSDATAYIEGDQETVALIVAPDEVDISLFDRMLGTGSSTDLASAADLYRGDLLEGESIPDELGEWFAPYRSTYQRKALQLVERLSLALLEPGSAEELPCEGLAERLFASDPTAEAAHRALMRIHTLRGHENMALRQFETCRALLKKHMDVEPEAETSSLAASLQPRQRSGDPRATPAIELPLQTFSAPPKHHDRPSLAVLPFQNLSGDAEQDYFADGIVEDITIALAQFRHLYVIARNSSFTYKGQAVDIKRVGRELDVDYVVEGSVRRAGDRLRIAGQLIDTSTGAHLWADRFDGTLANLFDLQDQVASSIVGAITPKVEEAEIERAKRKPTESLDAYDYYLRGLAAFDRTVTNRSVVDEALRLFMKAIERDPDFAIAHARAARCYATRKSNGWMVDAATEIAEATRLARRAVELGWDDAIALSYGGYVLGYIGGDLDDSAACIDRALFLNPNLGAALGVSSWVRACLGEPDKAIEHATLAMRLSPLDPRLFAWQFNTALAHFCAGHYDDAAAWAAKSLRHQSNYPSAMRVMAAGHAMAGRNAEAGETIARLRLLDPALRLSNLADILPPFRRPDDRNRYIEALRMAGLPE from the coding sequence GTGCGCATCAGGTTGCTAGGCGGTCTTGAGGTTGCCTCCGGAGAAGACCGGCAAGTCCGCTTCGCCACGCGCAAAACGTCGCTGCTGTTTGCGGCCCTGGCCCTGGCAGGCCGCCGCGGCTGTCGCAGGGAGGTGCTTTCCGAAGCCTTCTGGCCGGGACGAAGCGATGAGCAGGCCCGCAATAGTTTGCGGCAGGCGCTGGTCGATATCAGGCGGTCGTTCCCGGCAAGCAGTGACGCCACCGCCTATATCGAAGGGGATCAGGAGACCGTGGCGCTGATTGTCGCTCCTGATGAAGTCGACATTTCACTCTTCGACCGGATGCTGGGGACGGGCTCGAGCACAGATCTCGCCTCCGCAGCGGATCTCTACCGCGGCGACCTGCTTGAAGGCGAGTCCATTCCGGATGAGTTGGGTGAGTGGTTCGCACCTTACCGGAGCACATATCAGCGCAAGGCGCTGCAGCTCGTGGAACGTTTGAGCCTTGCCCTCTTGGAACCAGGCTCCGCGGAAGAATTGCCTTGTGAAGGCCTTGCCGAGAGACTTTTCGCCTCCGACCCGACGGCGGAGGCTGCCCACAGGGCGCTGATGCGGATCCACACTCTCCGCGGACACGAGAACATGGCCTTGCGCCAGTTCGAGACCTGCCGGGCTCTCCTGAAGAAGCATATGGATGTCGAACCCGAAGCGGAGACGTCGTCCTTGGCTGCCTCGCTGCAACCGCGGCAGCGATCCGGTGATCCGCGGGCCACGCCCGCAATCGAGTTGCCGCTGCAGACCTTCTCCGCTCCGCCGAAACATCATGATCGGCCATCCCTTGCGGTGCTGCCGTTTCAGAATTTGAGCGGCGATGCGGAACAGGACTATTTTGCCGACGGCATTGTGGAGGATATCACGATCGCTCTCGCGCAGTTCCGCCACCTCTATGTCATCGCCCGCAATTCGAGCTTCACCTACAAGGGGCAGGCCGTCGACATAAAGCGGGTCGGGCGCGAGTTGGACGTGGACTATGTGGTCGAGGGGAGCGTGCGCCGCGCGGGTGACCGGCTTCGTATCGCCGGACAGCTCATCGACACCTCGACCGGCGCGCATCTCTGGGCAGACCGTTTCGACGGGACGCTGGCGAACCTGTTCGATCTGCAGGACCAGGTCGCATCGAGCATTGTCGGTGCGATAACGCCGAAGGTGGAGGAGGCGGAGATCGAGCGCGCCAAACGCAAGCCGACCGAAAGCCTTGACGCCTATGACTATTATCTCCGCGGGCTGGCGGCCTTCGACCGGACGGTGACCAACAGATCGGTCGTCGACGAGGCCCTGCGGCTGTTCATGAAGGCGATCGAGCGCGATCCGGATTTTGCCATTGCCCATGCTCGGGCGGCGCGCTGCTACGCGACCCGAAAGAGCAATGGCTGGATGGTTGATGCCGCCACCGAGATTGCCGAAGCGACCCGATTGGCGAGAAGGGCCGTCGAACTCGGCTGGGACGATGCAATCGCGCTCTCCTACGGCGGATATGTGCTCGGTTATATCGGCGGGGACCTCGATGATAGCGCGGCTTGTATCGATCGCGCTCTCTTCCTCAACCCGAACCTGGGCGCCGCCCTGGGCGTCAGCAGCTGGGTGAGAGCCTGCCTGGGCGAGCCGGACAAGGCCATCGAACACGCCACGCTCGCCATGCGCCTGAGCCCCTTGGATCCGCGCCTGTTTGCCTGGCAGTTTAACACCGCGCTGGCTCACTTCTGCGCCGGGCACTACGACGATGCCGCCGCCTGGGCGGCAAAATCCCTGCGCCACCAGTCGAACTACCCGAGCGCGATGCGCGTGATGGCGGCCGGCCATGCCATGGCTGGGCGGAACGCGGAGGCAGGGGAAACGATTGCGCGCCTGCGCCTGCTGGATCCGGCACTTCGGCTTTCGAATCTCGCCGACATTCTCCCACCGTTCCGGCGACCGGATGACCGCAACCGCTATATAGAGGCCCTTCGTATGGCGGGGTTGCCGGAGTAG
- a CDS encoding protein adenylyltransferase SelO translates to MTSTPQKIRSGAAFPFDNSYVGLPKHFFAPQSPTPVSEPWLIKLNEPLAAELGLDVEALRRDGAAIFSGNLIPEGAEPLAMAYAGHQFGGFSPQLGDGRAILLGEVIDRSGKRFDIQLKGAGPTPFSRRGDGRAAIGPVLREYIISEAMFALGIPATRALAAVTTGEPVYREEVLPGAVFTRVAASHIRVGTFQYFAARGDTEGVRSLADYVIDRHYPALREADNPYLALFEAVSERQAALIARWLHVGFIHGVMNTDNMTVSGETIDFGPCAFMDAYDPATVFSSIDQHGRYAYANQPGIGQWNLARLGETLLPLIDGEPDSAVDKANGVIRAYGERFQAHWLAGMRKKIGLTGDEDGDLELVQALLSLMQAQNADFTLTFRRLSDLAGDEAAEPAFAASFREAEASRAWLTQWRERLSRDPQTTSARATAMRSVNPAFIPRNHRVEQAIEAAVENGDFSLFEALLTVLARPYENQPDFAGYGEPPKPHERVLATFCGT, encoded by the coding sequence ATGACCTCGACCCCGCAGAAAATCCGGTCCGGCGCGGCCTTTCCGTTCGACAACAGCTATGTCGGCTTGCCCAAGCACTTCTTTGCGCCGCAATCGCCGACGCCGGTGAGCGAACCCTGGCTGATCAAGCTCAACGAGCCGCTGGCCGCCGAACTCGGGCTCGATGTCGAGGCGCTGCGGCGTGACGGCGCGGCGATCTTTTCCGGCAATCTCATTCCCGAGGGGGCCGAGCCGCTGGCGATGGCCTATGCCGGGCATCAGTTCGGCGGCTTCTCGCCGCAGCTCGGCGACGGCCGGGCGATCCTGCTCGGGGAGGTGATCGACCGTAGCGGCAAGCGCTTCGATATCCAGCTGAAGGGTGCCGGGCCGACGCCTTTTTCGCGTCGCGGCGACGGGCGGGCGGCAATCGGGCCGGTGTTGCGCGAATATATCATCAGCGAGGCGATGTTTGCGCTCGGCATCCCCGCGACGCGGGCGCTGGCGGCGGTGACGACAGGCGAGCCGGTCTATCGCGAAGAGGTGTTGCCGGGCGCCGTCTTCACCCGGGTGGCGGCCAGCCACATCAGGGTCGGCACCTTCCAATATTTTGCGGCGCGGGGCGATACCGAAGGCGTGCGGTCGCTCGCCGATTACGTGATCGATCGGCACTATCCCGCGCTGAGAGAAGCCGACAACCCCTATCTCGCACTGTTCGAGGCGGTTTCGGAACGTCAGGCGGCGCTGATCGCCCGCTGGCTGCATGTCGGTTTCATCCACGGCGTGATGAACACCGACAATATGACGGTTTCCGGCGAGACGATCGATTTCGGTCCCTGCGCCTTCATGGATGCCTATGATCCGGCGACCGTCTTCTCCTCGATCGACCAGCATGGCCGCTATGCCTATGCCAACCAGCCCGGCATCGGCCAATGGAACCTCGCAAGGCTCGGCGAAACGCTGCTGCCGCTGATCGACGGTGAGCCGGACTCGGCGGTCGACAAGGCGAATGGCGTGATCCGCGCCTATGGCGAACGGTTCCAGGCGCATTGGCTGGCCGGGATGCGAAAAAAGATCGGCCTTACCGGCGACGAGGATGGCGATCTCGAGCTGGTGCAGGCGCTGCTGTCGCTGATGCAGGCACAGAACGCCGATTTCACCCTGACTTTCCGCCGGCTGTCGGATCTTGCCGGCGACGAGGCCGCGGAGCCCGCCTTTGCCGCCAGTTTCCGCGAGGCGGAAGCCAGCCGCGCCTGGCTCACGCAATGGCGCGAGCGGCTGTCACGCGATCCCCAGACCACCAGCGCGCGCGCCACCGCCATGCGCAGCGTCAATCCGGCCTTCATTCCGCGCAACCACCGGGTTGAACAGGCGATCGAAGCTGCGGTCGAAAACGGCGATTTCTCGCTGTTCGAGGCGCTGCTGACGGTACTTGCCAGGCCTTATGAGAACCAGCCGGATTTTGCCGGCTATGGCGAGCCGCCGAAACCGCACGAACGGGTGCTTGCGACCTTCTGCGGGACGTGA